From the Cucumis sativus cultivar 9930 chromosome 5, Cucumber_9930_V3, whole genome shotgun sequence genome, the window CCCAATACTaactaaatacaaatacaagaaTACTAAATCGACACACAAAGCCTATTCGTTATGCAACTGCCATTCATTGAACATCTCTGCGGCCAAATCATCCCTCAATTGCGTCCATTCGTTTGAGTTCTCAACGAATTGAATGTCATCACCTCCAATTGTCGCGTAGGTGGAGTCTCCTTCGTCAACGTCGTCAACGAAATCGACATTCGTCATCTCGCGGTTGATGAGATTGTGTAGTAGGCAACACACTAGAATTGTTCGACATTGAATTTGCACGAGATAGTACGACTTGCCGCGAAGGATTGTCCATCGATCCTTCAACAAATCGAACGCTCGTTCAATAACATTTCTTGCGGCAAAATGTTTCATGTTGAAGTACTCTTTCGCGGCGGCAGGGGCATTTCTCGCTCCTTGCCACTCTTGCAAGTGGTATCTTTGTCCTCTATAAGGAGCTAGAAATCCCTCTGCATTGGGATATCCCGCATCGCATAGATAATAATAACCTGTTACGAATGCGTCAAATCTAACTAATTTGATTGACGTTGTAGGTAGTATATGTTCGAGGCATAAAACATTTGATTACCCTGAGGAACATGCAACCAATTTGGTCGTGCAATAGCATCTCGAAGAATGCACGAATCTGCTGCGGACCCTTCCCAACCAGCCAATACGAAGACGAAGTCGCCTTTCGTATCACACACACCGAGGACGTTTGTGGCAACTTCTCCCTTACGTGTTCTATACCTAGGCCTATCGGTTTGCGACACGTTCACCTTGATGTACGTGCCATCTAATGCCCCAAGGCAGTTTTGCATAATGAAATACCACACAGTTAAGTAGTTGGACGTGGTGATTGATAAGTAACAGAATATAGTAATATGTGGACCTTGAAGCTACTCCATCGTGAATCAGTGCATGTGTTAGTCACTGGCTGCGTTTTCTTCAACAACTCAGTGTGCAATCGCAACACAGCCAACAGTACGAGGTTAAAGTGA encodes:
- the LOC116403943 gene encoding protein ANTAGONIST OF LIKE HETEROCHROMATIN PROTEIN 1-like: MQNCLGALDGTYIKVNVSQTDRPRYRTRKGEVATNVLGVCDTKGDFVFVLAGWEGSAADSCILRDAIARPNWLHVPQEGFLAPYRGQRYHLQEWQGARNAPAAAKEYFNMKHFAARNVIERAFDLLKDRWTILRGKSYYLVQIQCRTILVCCLLHNLINREMTNVDFVDDVDEGDSTYATIGGDDIQFVENSNEWTQLRDDLAAEMFNEWQLHNE